tattgctCATGTCTGTATGGGCCTAGATAAACTAATTCAATATTGGCATGAAGGAAGTCTTTAGATTCTAAAACCACAAGCACTCGAAGTGATTTTCCTTGTCAATTTgtcaaaaacaaatttgatattttgacatgAAGTATTTGTTTCTGTCTTGTTCATCACGGGTTAAATGTTTTAAAGCACAACGCCAATGTTGAAATGTCCTCTTTGAGAGTGCTCCCATGCATATTTTGAAGTATCATAATAGCTGCCCCGAAGATTCTAACCTGGGCCTATACGATTAAATACGAATTGATATTTCCTTCCTTCTGAACTGTACTATTGGCAACATAGAAGTTAAAAATTATGTCTTTGATGTAGGTCTATAGAAATAATTTATGTCTTCTAGTTTATGATATGTATTAATTGGATTGAAACaggatcaaaacaaattttataaagagaagataaaacttgttattgcatttttactttttgatgTATGAAGATGAATGCCAGGCCTGGTAAATGCCATATATGACGTTTATGAAGATACTGTTAATTTTTCCTCCATATTGCAGAACAAAAGTTTCGAAGAAACTGAAAAAATGGCAGGCGATTCAGATCTACAAGAGGAACGTTAAACCCGAAAACTTTGATTTCAAAGTTAATGAAACCTTGTTGCTCCGGGATAATAAAACGGAATCGATTCCTGCTCTACAGACATGCGCAGTGGTTGGAAACTCTGGAATATTATCTGGCAGCAGCTGTGGAAAAGCAATAGATGACCATGACTTTGTTTTCAGGATGAACTTAGCGCCGTTTGGGCGCGACTATGGAAAAGATGTAGGCTACAAGGCCAATACCACGACACTGAACTTCTCGCAGCTCATGTCGATGGCGAGATGCGCTAAAGGACGCTTCAAGAAAATGTCATCTAGTTGCTCAAAGATGTTGACAAATATGAAATTGTACAATAATTCTGTGATATGGTACTCGAAAGGGAGTTCGCGGAAAGGCAACATGAACGTTTTGGCACGAGCAATGAAAGATGAATTCAACTTCACGGCGGGATGGGCATATAGTCCCGTGAGTCTATTTGGTGCTGTTCCAAGGTAAGTTGTGGAATGtgatgaaaatgagaaatttatTATCAATGGTCTTGTCCTTCGTCGCGAGCACGTCGAGTCCTTGGCCTTGGCCTAGGAGGTCTGAATTCCTTGTTCTTGTCCTAAGGCAGTCTGGTCCTAGACTTGGTCTCGGAAATCTGAATTCCTTGGTCTGTTTCTCATATGGCCTTcgtcagaaaaaaaagaacacattTTCTTAAACATATTAAAAGAGTTGTTTGCTAGAAAGTCAATATTAGTTTGATTAACGCACATCGTACATGCACATCTCAAACACACACATGCACCCCTCCCACATACgctatatgaatatatatatattatatatgtgtgtgtgtgtaaagttatacatgtacaacagcttttggcagctctttttttatttaatcattgtaaagaaatggatgaagatatatacatacatatatgtatatatatatatatatatatatgtgtgtgtgtgtgtgtgtgtgtgtgtgtgtgtgtgtgtgtatatatatatattcatatatttatataggTTTACGCTTACgatttttgtgcaattttttaattaaacaatTGACTACTCCAGAAAACGGCGCACAGCCAAGACAGCTGTCTGTTAAAGTCGGTATAAAGAATTGGTGTGCAGGGTTGTTGGGATTTTAAGGGCcctcttagggggggggggggctggtagGAAATAAAAGGAACTTTTCTCTCAGCAATAATTCAAATCAGACAAACTGTGTATTCTCAATGTCTGTTACAGGCTCTATAGAccactgtgatttttttttattgaaattgataCAATTGCAATTTGATTTGTTCCATGTTTATAGGCCTTGTTATCTTGGGAAagacaaaaaatgattaaaaaataacatttgtCGGTCTCTGAAGTCGGTTTCACCGATGTGAGTGCAGCTTAGTGTAATATATTTGACCGGTCCGGAGTCAGTTACGTTGGTGTGTTTTCAGCTCAAGACACTTTGCACTGATACACCACCATAACAATAGAAGATGTACAAATGAATATCCGCAGAAGCCGACTGGTAACATAAGTTAcgtaataaaatatattatgtaaataACTCACTGGAGTAAGCCTAGAGAAAGcgatggagagagagaaagagtagtACTGTCACAATATGATGTTTGACAAGGAGAAAACAAGAATCACAAGTGTTTATGTAGTGGGAGTTAATTGTGTCAGAGGTGTAGGCGAATCATTGGCGTAGAAATTGAAGGGGAGTGGGGGGGCTTGTAGGTAAACcctatccccccccaaaaaaaaagggggaggaagAAAGGATAGGGAAGAGAGatattgaaatgttatattattttcCGAATATTATGATTTAGATTACAAATTTAACATAATAGCTCGCATCTTTTTAGATTAAATtagtattatattttattatcaatatcgaCTAAGTCTTTCCCTTGACTTCGTGCAACGgctaaaatgtacatttttgtaAATCTGACCCCTCAGCTCTGACTAGTAAATTTActgaaaataaaagtaatgtTAAGTAACTATACTTAACGAAATAGTGTATTAAATATTCCCTGATAGTTGAAGTACCCAAGGCTTAAAACTATGCGATTTGAAATAGCTCTATAACAGGAGagttaaaatattgaaaatgtcaTCCTTTAAAATTTGGACGAGGAATAAACAGattcatgtcattttaaaatgttaaattgtTTTGGTGACACATAATTTATGCTTGTCCTCATGAACATGCTATgagcgagctgatgatgtcccCAATTTTCTTCTGTATGTTATAATGTAAAATCATAATGTACATTTGAATGCTGTCTTCCAAAAATTGAACAATTGATTTCCAACAACTGATTTACAGTGTAAAAGATAATCATTGTTCACCACGGGGCGCTTGCAAATCTACAATACATCACGTGATTTACATTTAGAGTACGTGGAgagtgtgacgtcatcaattttcCAATATTTCATTATAGCATTTTTTATACCACATTTTGGCAGAGCAAAATTTGGTTCGAATCGATCCATGAGGTCTGAGATGACCTCCTGAATACATTATTAGCCcaattgaagtcaatgtattattggcctgctGGTTCCGAACTTATAGAACCAGGCCAAGAATACactgacttcaatggggctaattatgtattcaggAGGTCATATTTCAGGCCTCCAAGGACCGCTTCCCACCAAATTTTGGTAGCGGTGGTTTTTTATCATTGACACGCGCTaccaaaatatgatatcaaaagtgctgaaatgaaaaaaaaagttttgtgacgtcatcacttcgATACTCTATTAATTATTGcctcctctttctttccctctctctctttaacaGAATATGGGGCAAACGGCTACCTTCGACCGGTCTTCTGATCCTATCAGCAGCATCTTTATTCTGTGAAAGGATCACAATGTTTGGTTTTTATCCATTTTCTGTCGATGCACAAAACAGGACGTTATCCTACCATTACTACGACTCGGCGAAGATGGACTATGCAAAGAATCCACACAAGATGCCTGTGGAATTTAAACTCTACATGGAGTTACAAAAGAAATCGGCAGTGAAACTTCAGCTTGGGAATTGTAATTGATTAGGCCAGCGACGACTGTGTGTTTGAAACAAATTAAAGGATTCGAAATAAAatcgagatttttttttggggggggtggtaaTTTTACCATTATTAAAATGATATACGAGACTAACAGAAAATCCTGATGACTGTTCATATTCTTTGTCCATGAgtctttgtttgattttgattggctgatgttCAGCACTTTTAATCAGTATTGGATAAGATCCATACAGTTCTCTTTCAACAACTCTGTGAGCGCATTTCATATAGCTAGGTTAAAGCCACAAATAAAGATTAGGCATACCTGAAATCTTTAACTTCTCAGCTTGAAAAAATGGCTGCACCACCCCACCCCCCTaccgaaaaaaataattacctgTTATCCTCCAGATGccttatacatgttataagGCCTCCACCGAACGTCTCTTGGTATCGAAAGCCACAGCTCTGGCTTCTGCCCATCGGCGACCTCCATCCAACAAAGCCAGGTCCTTTCTTTTTCTACTGATCGCCGCCAAATTGTTTTCGGGTCTGcccctcttccttttcccttctgGTGCCCGGGTAAATGCTGTGTTGCAGATGCGTTCAGGTTAGAGCAGATGCaaaccaatagcgccatcttgAGTCCTtaactactcatacctggccagtttcctgacccatttTGCTAGTATAGTCTAGTAATGTAGACCCATGCATTTCAATGACACTTGCTAATCAACtcatcaatacatttataccgcGATAATCATGTTACAAAAGTAGCGAAACGATTACTTTTCCTTTCAACACATTTGTTTCTCTACACAAATAcaattaaaggaaaagtccaccccaacagaaacttgatttgaataaaaaaagaaaaattcaacaagaataacactgaaaatttcatcaaagtcggatgtaaaataagaaagttatgacattttaaagtttcgcttattttcaacaaaatagttatatgaacgagccagttacatccaaatgagagagttgatgacatcactcactcaccatttattttgcaatttattacatgaaatatgaattatttttattttctcgtcattgtcatgtgaaatgaagtttcattcctcactgaacacatgtaattccattattttaacattttgtgcttcaggcaaggaggtcctaatcgtcaaattcgtaaaaattgaaatattgtataattcaaacaataaaaaacaaaagaaatagtgagtgacatcatcgagtctctcatttggatgtaatttgctcgttcatataactattttgttgaaaataagcgaaactttaaaatgccataactttcttattttacatccgattttgatgaaattttcagcattgtgcttgtctgatttttctctattgattcaaatcaacatttttctgaggtggactcgacctttaaaggtcaatttattctctgtagtataagtagatatctgaaatgtatattttaagactatgtatttataacacacagtcaatgagagaccacacacagttcacAACCTCTCTAACGTGTTCCCgataaatgtcattttttcctcACTGTTTCTAAGTTTCTCCATTCCTCATGAGTTCTtgccattttatcttcatttttctctttaagggtcaagtccatccaaaagtaggttgatttgaataaacaaagaaaatcaaattagcttgttgctgaaattttcatcaaaattgaatgtaaaataagaaagttatggcgtTTTACATTTTCGcgctttttttataaattagtGATATACACAGCTCTGTATCATGGAAACGAGTCAGAGggtgatgtccatcactcatttatttttcattgtttgaatattgtacagtattgatttttttacagatttgaaaataaggatcAAGTTGACTCAACCatacagtattaaacaatgcttattcaacatgttcggggaggaattaatcgttgtttcacttaacaatgagaaaattagaaatttcatataataacatacaaaagaaatagtgagtggatgacgtcatatcaGTCCCCTAATTTGcttaccgaccaagatgtgcatatataactgttttgtgaaattaaacaaaaatttgaaatgtcacacctttctttttttacatccaattttgatgtaattttctgtgttatgcttgttggatttttctccttttattcaaatcaacttttggtgggtggatttgtccttttaaCAGATAGTGGTTTTAACATTACTTCtgagtgaaagtttgaaaaaacaatggcaaactaataatattaatgtaattttttttcagcatgaATTTCATCTATATTGTGCTACACTCAAACCCAGGTGTAGCAAATGGGAGCGTAACAGAAATATATATCACCTTGACAAAAATTTGCTTTCTGCAGAGTGACCATGTAATTCGCTcttaataaaatgattttgtatttatctatatatttttctctctaTCGAGTCATTTCGTGTAAATTCATAGTTCATTTTAAtccatgttgttgtttttatgttaCTTATCCTCATTTTCATTCACTGACGATACTCTGTTATacttaaatattttcataaactctctctatttttctttcaacaACCTTTCCCGACGAAGTCTATTCACAGTATGTGGAACCACCGGGAATATTAATATAAATTGGGCGACGCAGGATGTGATATTCAGTCTAGGGGCAATATTGCACTCATCTACGATTCGTGCAATATTAACCCCCTAACACGTGGATCATGTCTGGTTTCCCATTCCTAGCCATCCAATACAATCTGATTACTTTTAAAGaaactacacacattgcaggATTCTCTCATAATATCACGTCTCTGTgttccagtaaaaaaaaataggcttTGGATAGATCGTAGAAGATCCAAACCATAATTTTTTGTACAAATACACTACTGTTCTATCTCATATCCCAATTTGCTTCATCACAATTCATGATTCTAAAAcccttttaaaaaatttaataaGCATTTTTAAACTACAAAATGTTTTGAAGGTGAATATTACTATGTGTTATAAGGAACGACATCATTTTTCCCCCGAAACTGCATGAGCAAAACATGAAAATTCAGAGTTAGGCATCGtatgataaataatttattgaaaaacacCCACATCATTTTCAgtgaataattataattactcaaatattttactatgattaTCTTTTGAACATTGCATTCTTAGAAATATGCATGTGCTTTGTTAAGAAAACGTGAAAATCTAATCTGTGCTAATGTATTTTGACAcattcatttcatatatatttcccaatactatatattttttttcaattatataaatcagtgtgaagatatttatCAAATTAACATTTCGACATAAATCTCAAAAAGTGTTACAAActtatttttaatacaaataataaaatctgGAAATACAAATTAGAGGATAATTTATCGCCAATATTTTTTCGAAAATCATATGAATGGAATAaataaacttttcatttttgcaccaaAATAGCACTTTATTTTCTCTCGAAACGAGGCAAACCATTCTATACATCACACACAAAATTAATGACAATAAATGAATTGACCGACTGTTGGACTGATCATTCGGTTATTCCCCATATATCTTTTCATAGAATTTATATATTAACGgcacaataaatgaaaaaacaacatattcttctttttaagATAACTTTTAAGATAAGTATAATTCGACATTTGGCTGAGAGAAATAGGGGTCTATATTTGGAActatttcataaagtttgtcATCAGTGACATATTGCCAATCGctaaatttttaaatgaaacgTTTTGAAGTGGAATCCTTCGTTTTTATTGGTTTGAGTATTTAAATCGAAATGCTTTGTTTCAATTGGCTTCATGGGAAATATGTGAGTGAGTGGAAACTTGACACTGACCAAATCATTCTTGAAAATTTCATACCGATAACCAAACATGTATCGCATAACCAAAAGACGGCAAGAACAGAAGATGATGCACTGCGAAACCTGcggtgttagtttaacaccagtccggaatctaGATATgaccacaccagagaagtgttaaaaaaCTCCGGTTTGGTTTTGGGCTAAttccagataggtgtttatacaacctGACAACACCTCTTAGtgttaaaacagcatcggtttaatttcaaaccggtgttgtttcaacacttctctggtgtggtcatatatagattccggactggtgttaaattaacactgCAGTTTTTTGCAGTGTGAGGTTTTAGAAAGATATCTTCATCACAAGGTCACAGGTCGAAGGTCAATGATCAAACAAAGGTTTCCCTCTTCACAGGACTAGAACACCGGAGATACGATTCAAAAAGTCGAGGCTGGATGAGTTGCTCTACTTCAGCCCCTTTCAATGGTGACGGACCGATCTGGCTGTGTATTCTCCTCAAGGCGGTCTGTAATCAAGACATAAAGGTTGGTTAGTTGGGCTTGGTTTGGTGTTGATATTGGTTTGGTTTGGTGTTGGGTGGTTGGGTTTGGAGTTGGTTGGTAGGTTGGTTGTTTGGTTGTTAGGTGGGTTGGTTGCTAGATTGGTTGGTAGGTTGGTTGGTAGGTAGGTTGGTTGGTAGGTAGGTTGGTTGGTAGGTAGGTAGGTTGGTTGGTAGGTTGGTTGGtaggttggttggttggttgctAGATTAGTTGGTAGGTAGGTTGGTTGCTAGAATGGTTGGTAGGTTACTTGGTTGGTTGGGTGGTTGGTTGGTGGTAGGTTGTTTGGtaggttggttggttggttgatagataggtaggtaggttgGTTGGTTAGTTGGTTGGTAGGTTGGTTGGTCGGTTGGTTGGTAGCTAGATTGGTTGGTAGGTTGGTTGGTGGCAGGTTGTTTGGtaggttggttggttggttgaatGGAAGGTTGGTTGGTAGGTATAGGTTGGTTGCTAGATTGGTAGGttggtaggtaggtaggtaggtaggtaggttgGTTGGTTGGTAGGTTGTTTGGTAGGTTGGTTGGTAGGTTGGTTGGTTGGtaggttggttggttggttggtagGTTGGTTGGTAGGTTGGTTGGTAGGTTGGTTGGTTGGTAGGTTGGTTGGTAGGTTGGTAGGTTGGTTGGTTTTGCCAGGTATGACAAAATAATAGTTACAACTCCGGTACTACTGTATACTATAAGGTATCAAAACAACTTCACATGACCACAAATGATAGTTGAGACGGCTTATTTCAAATGGGGTCCTGACTTTAAATAACTGATGACAAAGTACACTTTTGAAAAACACATGTCAAGTAACATTCACAAACTACGTCAATTGAGTCTTGGGAACTAAATTAACAAGTAAAATAGGAAAAACGCTATttcttcaaagtttttttttttcaaagttgcTTAAAGTGTTGTGCTCCTCGGGACCGGCAGTCGCCTCGCGAGTATAGTTGCGGGGTCTTGTCCTTTGCCTCGGACCTCTAGTCCTTGGTCTTGCCCTTGGCCTCGGAGTGGGAATAGATCATGTGGAATGAGATAAAACGCAGTATAGACGAAGCGGGTATAGACAATTGAGACCAATGAATTGGCGATTTACCCTGTGTAAGATACTCACCAAACAGGCAATTAGCGTGTCACGTCTGTAGTTTTTCTCTCTTGCCTTATCGCATAAGTCGGCGAGATTGGACAGAACTGCAattggaaatattgaatttatttccatttaaaacaaataacaatacatataaaattatacatgtgaattgataaataaaaaaaacacggGAGAATGGCCCTACTCAGCAGCATCAATGATGGTGCTGCTGGTCTACCTCGGGGTCCTCAGATATGTATGAAAGACGTTGTCAAGCTGCAGCTTGCATGGCTGGCAAGCCACTATTTGCTGTAACTGTGATTCAAATGCAATAGATCGTCCCAAAACATGTATGTTACGGGGATTACATAAAAGCTTGATCAGTGATTTCCACTGTCCGATTTGctttgagccaatcagatgcaaggattcgcagtagcttataacaatacaCAGTGAAAATTGTTGACTATTGGTTTATGAAATGGTCTTCAGTGCCTGTATATTCCTGAAAAGATATCGATGATGGGATATAGAGTATTGTTTATTAACAGTCCCGTCGTTTTGTTGTTAAACACGGGAATTATGATGACTTTCCAATTTGTGAGATTCTCTATAATTATGTCatgggcccatttcataaagagttataTCTAGTGTCAGTTTACCATCACTGCAACTACTATGGAGTCTTTTTATAGCCTTATTAGCTTTGTTCAAATCGACTTTTGGTTGGGACGATATTTTCCTTGAAGGACATTGTCGGAGACTGAGGATTGGAGTACCTTTTAAATCGACAGCAATCTGGCAAGTCTTGTGGTCCTGGCAGAGCCTACTCAGAGCAATCGCCGACTTGTGAAAGATATCCTCATACGTGTTTTCCTCCCCGATCGGGGCGGCCACCGGTTGACTCTCGTTAAAGCTTAGCCTACGGCGGAGGGGACGTAGGGATTCGCCCTGGAGGAGTTCCGCAAGGATGCTAATGCCGCCGCATGAAACTATCTGTTCCCGGCATGTCTTGGAACAGGAGACGTtggcaatgatggtgatgatctgACAGAGAAATACAAAGTGACTTTGTTATTCCTAAGTGATAACTGCGGATCTACAAAGACATTAAGTTTATCTTACATTATGAAGACTTCGGAAAAGGCTACTTTAGGCCTATTGACATTTGATATCACATCATTATTCAGGTAGGTACTCGCCTTTGAAGAAAATACTGCATCTAGCTTATATGAATGCGTTTTTCTCAGCCAAAGTATCAGAAATAGACCTTTCGGAGCCGAGTTGCCATAGAATTCCGTTATTTTTTAAAGAGCATGCCCATATCGCTATTTTGGCGATTCTCATTGTGTACTTACATATCAAGGACTTCACACTTAATTACAGTTCTCATAACAGCACCAGTATGTGATGAACATGCTGAATTATTATTGATGCACGATAAATTTATTAGGAAAATCAGATTAtttcctattaaaaaaaacaatctgtgtatttagttttatttagttaaaaatatcatgtttattagtATTTAACCGTATATCAATTTCTCTTAAATTCATGTAATCGGTGTAAAATCAAATACCTAGTAATTACAACGGGGTATTACGAGCATAATTAGGTAGTTTTCGCATTTACAACAGGGAACTCTCTACAACGCctcgattcctttgaaaattaattgaattgaaatgacaatggagagctgacaggcttttgtcaaaagttgaagctgggacagcagatcatccgaagatttgtCCCAGACCGGACGAATAATTGCAATATGTTGTTGTCCAGAGTCAAAAGATTCCGAAGCTGTTCCGGTCCACCAACTTGCCTCttaagcctctcagctctccattgtgatttgacttgcattttcaaaggaattggtgcgttgtagagagtttccccGTAGTAAAAGCGAAAAGTAGCGCTTGTTGTCAGCTGTAATACTTAATTGAAATGACGCTTTTGGTATCACCTGGTGTTTGCTGTAGATGCTTTGTGCTTTTCCTTGCTGATAGCCTTCTATCAAGATTTCTGGAGTTCGAAACTCGGCCAAGTAATCCGAGGCCATGGGGTCCATAAATGTGATGTTCGCTATTGCAGTTGTTGCCACCAAAAATACACTAGAACTTGAGGTCTGGTCACACAAGACTATGAAAGCAAGATACATGGAAACCAACCAAATAGCAAAGAAATTGCAGTAAAGGCTCCAGGGTTTATGTATATGTATTCTTTCATGACGAAATTGTAATGACATTGACAAAATCTGGTCAAATCTTGATTACATTTACCCGAATAAACGATGGATATATTCCAATTTGGGACTAACTCATTAATTCAGAACCATTATAACGAACTCAATtaagtttgatttgaaaaaaaggtatatagttatagaccaatttcacggccgcggtttatgtatttggccctctatcggcgacgccattgctgcggtgggcaagtgcgctgaccgcgattggctctgtgtacaaattcaatgaaagattacagataagctctgatattgtgtcattaacttcatcataaatcaattaaataaagcatggacacctgaccgatgaaggtatgatgaatttttgcactttggctactttttccccttagttttgtcagtaaaagtgagttgatgatgaccaagaatcgctgttggttttcatcagggagctcacttcttgttgctagtatcgggagagtgaacgagacatagagtgagagagagagagaggggggactgatatttccatcgaagcatgatcaaataaatccccccgtcctcccccccccacaaaaaaaaaacaccaccaccacattttatgcaggcctataagtatccaaaaggagggggcaaggcaagagaataaaacagaggaaggaggaaggggaagagagggccagggccctgtttcataaaaagttgttatgatacccgggggccacttccattcacgagtggataccatgcgcgaccatggggtctcgaaaagcaccctaaacacgtaatttccatattctgaaaatgcaccccttaacaagtattggcgtgtgaaaccctacccttaacaagtgttggaaacaaaacgatactcttggcaaagaatctggagaccactgatcttgctattttctctcatttctatttctttctttttattcttttaaactaTTCATTCAGATAGTTTTACGTTCAAATTTCTACCATgttgtgtttgtgttttgtttatattcttcatacgtatgttataggaggctgcatcctacaagcttcgctttttagcagcctcctccgtttccgacctgttatcttgagtattatacataataagtttctttgttttattgattataattatatcaagatgtatgtaacaaaactattgtaaatgtaaatgattgttggaaatggaaaaaataaatgaaatgaaaatgaaatgaaatgaaatattccctgaaatgaacccctaaacaagtacgggaatgttttattgttacgggtccttcggtcgtcggctttgccttatttggtttagtacgaccccatcaTCTTCtccacctcgcgcaaataggactctaaacacgtagtgttggagc
This DNA window, taken from Lytechinus variegatus isolate NC3 chromosome 19, Lvar_3.0, whole genome shotgun sequence, encodes the following:
- the LOC121406023 gene encoding alpha-2,8-sialyltransferase 8B-like, with protein sequence MAAPKASRFLPVLFCLLALCMWLFLSVAEYVLSEFHQKPSLVPPRKITLKDPIKEIRSMEAISDPLKENQALKLLPPNFYIRTKVSKKLKKWQAIQIYKRNVKPENFDFKVNETLLLRDNKTESIPALQTCAVVGNSGILSGSSCGKAIDDHDFVFRMNLAPFGRDYGKDVGYKANTTTLNFSQLMSMARCAKGRFKKMSSSCSKMLTNMKLYNNSVIWYSKGSSRKGNMNVLARAMKDEFNFTAGWAYSPVSLFGAVPRIWGKRLPSTGLLILSAASLFCERITMFGFYPFSVDAQNRTLSYHYYDSAKMDYAKNPHKMPVEFKLYMELQKKSAVKLQLGNCN